One genomic segment of Mycoplasmopsis agalactiae PG2 includes these proteins:
- the era gene encoding GTPase Era, whose product MKVCIISILGRPNVGKSSLLNKIIKYDLAIVSNVPQTTRDQIMGVYTEDGYQFVFVDTPGIHKPLNLLGESLNKEAFSSLKDIDCVLFLSPVNEDIKSGDKLILERITNAKNKIAVISKIDLAKSPDEIAKKIDGLKEYGFNKIISVSNKNDKSVDSLIEILKEYAYNAPPFYDEDYITDKSMRFMAKEYIRESAINLLTDELPHSIAVEVQDFIEEDDRITINAIIYVKKDSQKGILIGKGASMIKKIGTNARMKMSHQFDTKVTLNLKVKVSNKWINDKSALKKFGYN is encoded by the coding sequence ATGAAAGTATGTATTATAAGTATTCTAGGCAGGCCAAATGTTGGTAAATCATCTTTATTAAATAAGATTATTAAATACGATTTGGCTATTGTCTCAAATGTGCCACAAACAACTAGAGACCAAATTATGGGTGTTTATACTGAAGATGGATATCAGTTTGTTTTTGTTGACACTCCGGGGATTCATAAACCATTAAATCTTTTGGGCGAATCACTAAACAAAGAGGCATTTAGCTCTCTTAAAGATATTGACTGTGTTCTATTCTTAAGTCCAGTAAATGAAGATATAAAATCAGGCGACAAGCTCATTTTAGAAAGAATTACTAATGCAAAAAATAAAATAGCTGTTATCTCTAAAATTGATTTAGCTAAATCGCCTGATGAAATTGCTAAGAAAATTGATGGCTTAAAAGAGTATGGTTTTAACAAAATTATTTCAGTTTCAAATAAAAACGATAAGTCAGTTGACTCGCTAATTGAAATATTAAAAGAATATGCATATAATGCGCCGCCATTTTATGACGAAGATTATATTACAGATAAATCTATGCGATTTATGGCCAAAGAATATATTCGCGAAAGTGCAATAAATCTTTTAACTGATGAACTGCCACATTCAATAGCTGTTGAAGTACAAGATTTTATCGAAGAAGATGACAGAATAACTATTAATGCCATTATTTATGTCAAAAAAGATTCTCAAAAAGGCATCTTAATCGGCAAAGGTGCATCAATGATTAAGAAAATTGGCACAAATGCCAGAATGAAAATGAGCCATCAGTTTGATACAAAAGTGACACTAAATTTAAAAGTCAAAGTTTCTAACAAATGAATCAATGACAAAAGTGCACTCAAAAAATTTGGCTATAATTAA